Proteins from a single region of Rana temporaria chromosome 5, aRanTem1.1, whole genome shotgun sequence:
- the NHLRC1 gene encoding E3 ubiquitin-protein ligase NHLRC1 — translation MSSSSQKEIRTLKDFLDETEINLLECKVCFEKYSHQQRTRPRNLPCGHIMCQDCVSSLCNPGNSKLECPFCRKGCRKSETSVCLPVLHLLEIIGRMVPDPPERRLTDWKSNQVAKLNSARFKLSASFGGWGLLFNPTGIAFCSNTGCLLVAHDGKKRLSRFTKNGKLVQEIGEKDSSENGLVYAVSVAVTLDGFVAVTDAGDRSLKVYSQAGKCTLIVKKPFLLPWGVAINAENEVIISDPIAGSLILVAADFGQGGIKKTLNICSYLSQPKEIAVCQANGSVIVVEHLTKDNKNSSSTRIKILNNKMKLLKQIDSFSLSLFLPLDVHTSGVAFDQEGNILVADVNNRCIICLSKVEEGNVFKHIVASGLSYPVAIAVIEDGSIAVLDSGNHSVLVYSP, via the coding sequence ATGTCATCCTCATCACAGAAAGAAATCAGGACTCTGAAGGATTTTTTGGATGAAACCGAAATTAACTTACTTGAATGCAAGGTTTGTTTTGAAAAATACAGTCATCAGCAAAGAACTAGGCCTAGGAATCTTCCTTGTGGCCACATCATGTGTCAGGATTGTGTTTCTTCCCTCTGCAACCCTGGAAACTCAAAGCTAGAATGTCCTTTCTGCCGCAAAGGTTGCAGGAAGTCTGAGACAAGTGTTTGCCTTCCTGTCCTACACCTCTTGGAGATCATAGGGCGCATGGTTCCTGATCCCCCAGAAAGGCGACTCACAGATTGGAAAAGTAATCAAGTAGCAAAACTGAATTCTGCAAGATTTAAACTAAGTGCATCTTTTGGTGGTTGGGGGTTGCTTTTCAACCCTACCGGTATCGCTTTTTGTTCCAACACCGGCTGTTTGCTTGTGGCACACGATGGTAAAAAAAGGCTTTCAAGATTcacaaaaaatggaaaattagTTCAGGAAATTGGAGAGAAAGACAGTTCTGAAAATGGCCTAGTGTATGCAGTCAGTGTGGCAGTCACATTGGATGGATTTGTTGCCGTGACCGATGCAGGTGATCGTTCACTAAAGGTGTACAGTCAAGCTGGAAAATGTACTTTGATTGTTAAAAAGCCTTTCCTCTTGCCTTGGGGCGTAGCCATAAATGCTGAAAATGAAGTCATCATTTCTGACCCTATTGCCGGCAGTCTTATTTTGGTAGCTGCCGACTTCGGCCAAGGTGGCATTAAGAAGACTCTTAACATATGTTCTTATTTGAGCCAGCCCAAGGAAATTGCTGTCTGCCAAGCAAATGGATCAGTTATTGTGGTTGAACACTTGACAAAAGACAACAAAAATTCTTCCAGTACTCGAATTAAGATTTTAAATAATAAGATGAAGCTCTTAAAGCAAATTGATAGTTTTAGTTTAAGCCTTTTTCTGCCCTTAGATGTGCACACATCTGGAGTGGCCTTCGATCAAGAAGGAAATATTTTAGTAGCAGATGTAAATAACAGATGTATCATTTGCCTGAGCAAGGTGGAGGAAGGAAACGTCTTTAAGCATATTGTTGCCAGTGGCCTTTCATACCCAGTAGCAATTGCAGTGATAGAGGATGGCTCCATTGCTGTTCTAGATAGCGGCAATCACTCAGTACTAGTTTATTCTCCATAA